A stretch of DNA from Corvus cornix cornix isolate S_Up_H32 chromosome 13, ASM73873v5, whole genome shotgun sequence:
CTCTCCCTGAAATCCCCCAACCCAATTCTGCCACTGGCAGTGCTGATAGGAAGGAAGGTCTTTATGTGGTTTTCTGAGGCAGGAAAGAAGAAGATATCGCTGCCAGTTATTTAGAAAATGTCAGGAGCATGTAATGCTTGGTGTCATGACTAGCAGTGGCTGTGGGacctgtgctcccagcccccTGACATCCCATCAGTGACATCTCGCTGACAAGGAACTGGATGCTCAgttctcttcctctgttttgGGAAATCTCAGCCTTTCTCATACTTGGAAACCCCAAGTCAAGGGGTCAACCCCAAGCCAAAGGTCCTGTGGTGCAGACAGATTCTTACACCCCCCTGGCTTCTCATCTGCCCCAGGAGAGCAGTGACAGCCAGGTAGGTCTTGGAATTAAGGTATCCAGCACTGCAGTCTTGTTTGGTAACATGTTATTGTGACTCTGCTAGGTGAGTCACATCGCAGAGCCTCCTGTGGCCACAGCCCTGTAGGGACTACGTGTATGGTAGAGCTTTTATGCTGCATCCCAAAAAGATGGATGAAAGCCCAGATCCCAGCATGGCTGAGCCCTGAGGCAATGGTGGGGCCTCTTGGCTGAGAGTGTTTGGggaagatggaggaaaaaacaaagggaagagCCTCAAAGAGTTTAAAACTGGGTATTTAGGGGAAATAATTTCCTTGCAGAAACTTACAGGACCTGTGACTCCTGAGGAAGAGCACTACAGGACCAGGCTGTGCTCAGCGTGAGGCAATGGCACAGGGACTGACTGTCCCACTGTGGTGGCCTCTCCCCAGCCTCACCCAGCCCCactgcctcaccatgggctcATCACACGAGTGAccacatttctctttccagcCCTGGACTGCAGCTCCCTGCGGCTGTGCCGGGCAGAGGCGTTCGTGGCACTGGGGCAGTATCCTCAGGCACTGGAGGACCTGGatgctgtgtgcagggctgagcctggagaCCACCAGGTGAGTGAAGGCCACATCCACTGGAGCCAAGTATTATTGTACAGGAGCAGTTCCCCCCTCCTGAATTCTCCAAGCCAGTGGATTTATCCTGCTCAGAAATGCACTTGACAGACCCATTTTAGGTTGCTAACCCAGCTGGCAGGTGCTGTGTTGCTCTCACAGGAGAGGTCTGGCACTGtgtccttccttccctccttctccagctctcgCTAGGCTTGGCTTTTACAACTGCTGCACTTTGGAGAGTCCTGGGTTTTTCTAGCCAAGTCTGAGCAGGGGATCAGTGACATATCCGGGTGCTTTGGTTTGGgatgggagcaggcaggagggacaTTCCCCCAGGGCTTGCATAGGAGCTGAAGGGGCACACGCTCAGCTGGTCACTGTCTTATAGTCACCACAggtttttctgctctgcaggcCTTCTTCAGGAAAGGGAAGGTGCTTCTGGAGATGGGACAGAGAGCTGAAGCCCTGCTGGCCTGGGAGCACTGCTTGACACTCAGTCCCCATTTCCAGCCGGCTcggagagagatggagaaggtGTGTGGGCTCTGCCATGGTGGGTTCCTGGGCTCTCACATCACACAGGGAGATGTCCTTGTCCTCTGAAGGACTCAACAGAGTGCTCAGTCAGCACAGACACCTCCTGCAGTGAGCAGAAGGgtgctttggggaaaaagagggagCCTGGCAgccctcccacctccctgctttttcctcctaGCATCCCCCAACCCTTGCTTTGTCCATGCAGATCCTCGGGGAAGCCGATGCTCCTCAGCCACACACGGCTGCTGCACACCTGGGTGATGCTCACCTGAGCTCAGCTGGTTCCCAGGTCGGTGGAGGGAGCACAGCACTCCCATCTTCCACACAAGCTCAGGTAAGAGCCTGCAATATCTGAGTCTGCAAGGAGACTTAATGCCCCTCTGGGACATCCCACTTGTCCAGTGACAGGAAAGGAGGTGTGATATGGGGAGATTGTGCAGGACATGTAGCCATGTTTACCTGGTGGTGTGCTGGGATGAGAATCTGCAGGTTGTGGAGGGTGGGAGAGCAGGTACCATCGGGGCTGATGCCATGGGGACTCGGGAAATAGAGGAGACTTCCTCTCTCTGTTCATCTCACTacattcaggaagaaaaaaaagaaaaaaagtgagtttcaatttttttcatctaaaaaacACACTTGAGAATAGTTCAGACCATTAGCAGCTGTTAAGGGCAgcttgtatttttctctttgctgtctgTAAACAAACTTAGGGGGTTTGGAGAGAAGAGGGAATTCAGAAAATGGGCTCAGATACATCCAAATAGCAGTTGGTAGGTCTGACCCATGTTTTAACCATGTGATGGGCAGCAATGTTCAGGCCATgctcctgctgtcctgcagatGCAAGATGTTAATGTACAGCAGCCTGTACCGGAAAACCTCCTGGTGCCATCAGGCTTGGTGGGACAGATGGGGCTGTGCAttcagagggagaggagggttTGGGCTCAATTTCATCTTGCTGTGCCTAGGATCAGGAGAGAGAGCTGGCAGATGGCCGAGGGGGTGCTGGGtctgagcactgccagggtACAGCCACCCCTTCCCAGCCGGGGCGACAGCAAGAACCGGAGACTTCGGCAGAGAGTCAGGGCCAGTGGTTGTTGGGTGAGTGTCATCAAAGGTACCACAGTGTTGTCTCATgtaaaatacatcttttaaatccatTTTGGCACTGAAAACTTGGTGTTTGCACTGTATCCAGCTCAACAAACAAATATCCCATGGGCACATGATGGGGCAGCTCTGTCCAGGACATTCTCTGCTTGTCATGCACGTGAGGAGGATCCACCTGATCTTCGTGTGTTGAGCTGGTGAACTTTTGGCTCCAGCTTGGTGACAAGTTCTTGCTAAAGCCAGTCATCACTTGTTCCCTCTGTGGAGTCAGGACAGCCTTTCTTTGTTTCCCATGGGTTTAGATGGGTTTTGGTTTAGAATAAATTTCCATGTGGGGGACAGGACATGCCAtgagctggggaagcagcacCTCCATCAGCATTAACTTGCCATCAGTGTCCAGCCAGGTGGCTGCCACATACCTGGGTTTGCATAAAGCAGTGATGGCTCATGGCAGGTCTCCAGAGACTTCCATTCTGGAGCTTCTTGGGCCATCTCACTGCCCaatgcctcagtttccctgcctGAAAAAGGAGATACCACCTTTCTCCACCACATACCATGAGACCCACTGACACTCCAGCTATGGATGAACATGGTTGGGTTAAGAGAGGGGTTTATGTTGCATTTCctagtggttttgtttttctttgacacttccaaagcattttgaagGGCAGTTATGCCTCAGAACAAGGTCAGAAAGCAAAGATCAATTTTCTATATTGAAATGGGGGGttgtcttctcttctcttttgccACTAGATAACAaggaggaaacagcagcagcgAAGTGTACCCAGCCATGCCTCGGGGAGTCACTGAGCATCTCTGACTTGGAGTGCTCCCTCTGCATACGGTGAGTTCTCCAGCAGGAGAGCCTTAAGGATGAGGAATTAGCACCTGCTGGGTTTTCTTCACTGGTGTGCATCTTTCTTCACGTCTTTGTACAAGCTCAGTCCTGAGTACTGCTGATATGTAGGTTTCAGTAGAGATgagaggggaaggcaggggcATGGGACACCCTGCCAGGTGGCAGAAGCTCAGATCACCCTGTCTCAGGGcacagcatcactgctgctgtATCCCTTGGGACATAGATGTGGAGGTGGGGATGTTCAGTGGGGTCAAAGACCAAAAGCAGTGGTTGCCCTTTGTACCTGCAGGCTGGGACAGGAAGGTGTTGCCCAGGGAAATTCCATCCATGATGGGGATATTGCAGACCTACAGAGGAACATTTCTGAGCTCTTTGCCTGGTGCAGATGGAAAAGGGAACAGGGTAGAGCCTGTGTTTGtctgctggctcagggctggggaggggctggtgTTGTAGTGCCACAGGGCATGCTGAAAGCAGGCTGTTATTCCTGGTGTGTCCCAGGACGTGGGGGAGTTGTGCAAGCGGCTGCTGGCAGAGAGCTGGGTGGGTGTTGCACTGCCAGATGCGCAAGTCGGTCAAGGTCTCCTGCACGGCAGCTTTTTCCAGGTCTGTGCATGGCATGGGGGAGAGAAATTTAGGCTGCATCTGATCTGAATTATGTGAATTTGGGTgtcttctgaaagcagaaaacagtgtTCAGGAGGAGTCAGGGCTTCCCCAAGAccttaatttaatttctgatcCTGGAGCTACTTGTGGGCAACTCGAGTGCTTGTTGCTGGCTCTgttcctggagcaggagaggaggcaCTTTCCTGTCACTGCCTGTTGTGTTATACACTGCTGTGGGTATCAGGGGAACCACAGCCCTGGTAGGACTAAGGGGTGCCATGTGTGTACTGATGGGGTCCACTGGGATTCCATCGAGACCCAGAAGAGatggggagcagagctcaggCCAGGAACAATTCTCATCTTACATCATTGTGCAAGCCCAGCAGTCTGAGCCCAGCCTTTCTAATTAAAAGACTAATTAAAGTCTGTGTCTGCTGGACTTATCTGTGCTCCTTTCCCTTTGTTGTTCTCTGCAATCCACTGACTGTGATCATCCTTTGCAGGATGTTCTTTGAGCCAGTGACGACGCCCTGTGGTCACACCTTCTGCAAGGAGTGCCTCGAACGCTGCCTGGACCACCGGCCCAACTGCCCCCTCTGCAAACAGAGCCTGAGAGAGGTGAGGGCATGAGTCCCAAGGGATGGAGCCCGAGGGAGAGCTGGGaaccagctccagctgctggctgtgtgccCAGGGCTGAGGTGGGAAGGTGCAGTGCTCTTAAATTAGCAGCTCCATGGCATGGTGGTGTCAGCTCCACTCACATGGGAATGACCAGACAGTTGATAATTAAGACCAAGAGATTCATTTCCACAAGATGCCACAGTGATTTAGTGAGATTgtaaacaggagaaaagagagagagagagagaagcaaatcctaattactttaaaaaatggaaatggatgGGAAACCTGCTAGCCTGGAGATTTGCTTTAATCTTTAATGAAAAGGGATTCGGATGAGACCATCAGGGAAATTAGGTTGTCATACAAGGACTGCATCACTGTCAGAGACAGGACGCTGCGCTGGATGGGCCCTGGCTCTGAGCTGTGTCTGGAGGTCTCGGTGGAGCTGACATCCCATCCTGCTCGATGGCTCAACATCCCCCAATGGGTTTTATCCCTGACTTTCTCTGGTCTAAAATTACCTTCAGTTCCAATAAAAGTGAGCGTGATTCAGAGTCCGGCAGGGCCCCAGGGCTTCCTCCCTGTTCTTCTCCAACCTATTTTTGGGTCTAATTCCTTTTAGTACCTGAAGGCTGGGAGGTACAGCCCCacggtgctgctgcaggacatcATGCTGGCCACCTTCCCCACACAGCTGGCTGAGCGCCGGGAGCTGCACCGGGCAGAGATGGCAGAGCTCTCCAAGTAAGCAGGGACtgctcctgtgtgtgtgtgtgtgcacatgggGACTTGGAATGCATTCTGAGGGGGCTGTCCACACCCCATACCATTGCTCTGGCTTGGTTCTGCTCAAGTGATGTCTGTCCCACCTCCAAGATGACattgcagcagtgctggtgggcGTGGACATGGCCAGTGGGGCACCTGGGGGTGAGGGACCATCTTTGCAAGGAGCTGTTTTGTGGGCAGAATGTGTCTTTGGTCTCTTGGTGAGCCAAGTGGAAGCTTTAGTGTTGCTCTGCTCACTTCTTGTGGGAAAGGACACACCTGGTTTGGGGGAGCAGCTGATGCAGAGCTATTGGGATGAGATTTGCTTGGGGAGGCATCACATTGGTTTCTCCTTCTGTCCCTCAGCCTGACCAAGAACATCCCCATCTTCGTGTGCACGATGTCCTTCCCTGGCATCCCCTGCCCTCTGCACGTCTTCGAGCCTCGGTACCGCCTGATGATCCGGCGGTGCCAGGAGAGTGGCTCCAGGAGGTTCGGCATGTGCATATATGAGAATGGGAAAAGGTGAGCTCCTGGGCAAGCCTCCCCTTGCCCCAGCTGATTTGGCCCTCTCTGCCTCAGCCCCAAATGTCTAAAATACTGAGTAGAAAGATTCCCTATCGGTGGCATCTCGCAGATAAAATCAGCAGGGAGGTGGTGCGTTCCCCACACTGAAGAGTGAAATGGGATCAAGTAATGAGgccagcactggagctgcacagagccAGTGGCGGCTGTTAAACACAACATTCTTGGAACAGCTTCTGACTCAGGATGTCTCTGAGCTCCGTGGTTCTCTGGCTGTGACCTCCAGCTCCTCTTAGTGAGCACTGGGAGGAGGCTTGATTGAATATCTGAATTTGCCCCTGCCCAGACAGCTTGTTCCTGGGCCTTTTCCTGCTTTGGAGATGGTACCTTCAGGAGAAGCAGCCCTCTCACCACCCATTaccccagctcagcccctgtTTTCTGTCCCTATGTCCCTGCAGCTTTGCTGACTACGGCTGCATGCTGGAGATCCGTCAGGTGGAGCTGCTGGCGGACGGGAGGTCCTTGGTGGACACCATCGGCCGGCAGCGGTTCCGGGTGCTGAGCCGCGGGCACAGGGATGGCTACCACACTGCTGACATCGAGTACCTGGAGGACAGGAAGGTGAGGGCTGGGCCaaatcctgggctgcagtgggacagAACCTCCCCATGGACACCTGTGTCCCTCTTGTGTCCGTTCAGGTGtctggggaggagctgcaggagctgcagtgcctgcaTGAGAGCACCTATCGCCTGGCCCAGCGGTTCTGTGAGCACGGAGACCTCCCCTCCAGGCACATCCTGATGCAGCATGGACCACTGCCCGAGAAGGAAGAGGACATCCAGGTAATGCCCTGAGGGAAGGGATGCACTAAGCAGAGTACCAAGAGAGCCTCTGAAGTGGTGCTGTTCTGCACTAACCACCCTGCTTCCCTACTCGGCTTCCCCCCAGcattaacaaaacaaacccagttctTCACCCCTGTTGCAGCATCTCTCATTCATAGAGTTGGTAGGGCTTGTCTTGTAAAACTGCTTGATGTTTCTTTATGGTTTTAAACTGTTCTTGGAAATGGAGCACTGAGTTCTAAAATCTTTCCCAGAGTCTTTTCCTAAATGAGAACTGAGAAACTGAACTGTGTGGGTTTGAAAACACTTTgggaaaaagcaaggaaacaaattGGCAAAGAAGCGAACCCTGCAGCTTGTTGAGTCTGCAGTCTCCTTTCTCACTGTGATCCTTTGAGACAGCCACAGCTGGCCAGAGGTGAGGAGCTAAGAGGACAGGATCCAATTTGCTTGTTATACTGCTCTGACAAATTCAgattctgtaggaaaaaaaatcccaaaatttAATTTTCGCTCCTTTAGGAAAGTGTTTCCTCTCTGGATCATTACAAATATACTCTTGCTGGCTTGTCCCAGGCTAAGGCTGTCCTGGCCAGCAGTCATGTTAATGACGTGCTCTGGAATTACAAAACTACTCACCCTTCCTTCAGCTGAATTGAGCTTTTCCCTCATAGTTTGTCTCAGGTTATAAAAAAGCCACTTTACAAAAGCAGTGCCCAACAGCTGTGCCTGCATGGCCTGTACCTCACCTCTTCAAATGATGGCCAGTGTCCCAAAAACATTGACCATGCAGGATTTGGGCCATGTTTACAAAAAGCACCAGCTTAAACAAGGAAATGCACAAGATATTTCATTGTCTCTTTAGTATAGACTTTTCACCAGCTACATCTGCATCTGGAGGCTCCCTGGGGAATGCTTGTCTGGAAATTAAATTAGTTTGTCCAGCAGTTTCGAGCTGGGACAGACAAAAGGCTGTTCAGAGGAGTACCTTGCCCAAAGCTGGCGTTGCTGTCCTGACAAGAGCAACTGTTTCCCATCAGATGCTGCCTGAAGGCCACCCTTGCATTCACCTCGCAGCTCCTGATGTGGGgatctctccctctctcctctccaggcttCAGCAGACGGCCCGACGTGGTGCTGGTGgctcctctccatcctgcccCTTGACCCGTCCTACCAGCTGAACCTCCTGTCCTGCACGTCGCTGCGCGCCCGCCTGTcgcagctgcagcacatcctcacggccctgctgcagcagcccccgccccgccaCCTCCTGCCCGAGCGCAGCCCCCGGGGCCGCGTCTGACCCTGCCCTCCCTCGGGACACACCTCCACCCTTGGGTTTCTCTGTGTGTTGCTCCACGGTTTGAGTGTGGTTTGAGCCTCCCCCTCCCCGCCAAAATAGTGACCTCAGCCGTGAGCTGGGCACCCTCTGCCCGGCTGCAGCAACAGTGACACTGTGCCAGCCGGGCCACCTCTGTGAGCTGCTTGGTGCCACTGCTGCCGTGCTGTGCCACCAGAGGGGATACTGGGGTGCAGAGCTGGGTTGTGTCTCCAAAGCCCAAATCACTTGCTGAGTGGCTTCTGCACAGAGGAGGATTCTCCTTAGGACAGAGGACTGAGTGCAGGGATTGCCTCACTTTTGGTTCTTTCACTTTGAAGGACAGCTTAGGGGTTTTATAGATGGTCCTGCCCCCTGCAGCAGATTTAGAGGCTGGGGAGAGGTGGCACTGGGGAAGCAGAGAAGTGCCAGTGGCTTCCCCCATCCTGGGGAGCTGGCTGTGCCACTGCTTACAGCTTTGACTTAGTTTGTATTTGAACAGGAAGAAAGGTTAAATTAAACAGTCTGAAACTCATGGTCCTGCTCCCAACCACCTCCATGGCCACATGGTGAGGAGATGGTTCTCTTTGAATGTTCTCAGGTCAAGACAtccccttcccactgctctgctcggtgctgtgctgtgtttgcttgccagggcactgccaggcaCTCTCCTGACTGCCGGCTCCAATGCTGTGAAGTACCGTGGGAGGGGGCAATATGTCAGCTTTGGTGCTTTTCCCCCTACCCAAAGGCTGCTGTTCCCAACCCTGGCTGGGTTCAGGTTACAGGGTCGGACCTGGGGGCTGGGAGGAGTTGATAGCACAAGGGAGTTAACTCAGAAAGTTTTGTTGTGAGACTTTCTGCTCCTTGACTAATGCAATTTTTCcctgttctgtgtttcttgtgAACTTTCTGCCTCCTCAGGAGAAAATCAGGATCTGAGCCAAGGCTGGACCCTTGCACTTGGGACCGAGAATAGTTCAGTGTCCCCCAAAAGAGCACAGTGAAGTCAAAGGGATACACATCTctggaggggcagggagggggtaGGATCAGTGATTGAGGCCATGAGCCACATGTCAGGGAGTGAGTGCTTGGCTGCTGCTTGTCTCTAGACACAGAGCAAAGACTCTCTTTGGACAGACCAGGTCTCCATGGAAGTCCTGaagatttgggatttttgtttcatcCATAATTTCAGTGGCTTTGGATTCAATTCTAGGAGTGACAGCCACTCAGTCGTTGGATTAATGTTGCTTCTGGAATTTTATCCCTGCATTTCTCAAAGTTCCCACACCCCCTCAGAGAGCTGTGGGGGAGCAGATCAGTGCAGTGATCCTTACTGCCTGTGTTGCTGGGCTGAGTCTGGGGTGGGAGACTGGGTGTAGCTCCAGAGAGGTCCCTGCTCAGGGCCACCACCTTTCCCTGTCCTTCTGCCTCCCGGAATGAGAAGTCCCTGTCCGTCCTCTTCATCAAAGTGCCTCCCTGGAGCGACAGTCAGGAACTGAGGGCTTGCTCCCCAGGAATCTCTgtgagcacagggcagctgAGGACAGCTCGGAGCTGGATTTGCTCCTCTACCtttgagctgtgctgctggcccagGAGCACCACGATTCCCAAGGAGCCATATCCCTGTGATGTCAGATTGGCATGGGCTGGGGTAGGTGATGAAGGGATGCTCTGTGGTCCCAGGGCAGGTGGCAGGATGACACTGAAGTTTGGGAAGTGCCTTTCTTTCCCCAGGATCAATGTGGGCTCACCCAGTGACATCACCACCCCAAGCCACTCACCTGCCCCGAGTTGCCATTTCCCCAGGGCTGAGAGGTCTCTGTGGATCTCTCCAGCAAGGGGCTGGCATGGGGGCACGCAGGGAGAAGTGTGGCTCTGCACTGTGTCACACTGGGGAGGAGCCAGGGACCAGAGCTGCATCTGCCTGGCTGCTTTGGGAAGGGATCTGTGCAACTTGCTCCAGTTTGCTTGGAGCACCTTCATGGTTTTTATTACTATCTTTGCTCTtggaattaaattttctttctggtcaTTGAAATAAAGacctttgttgttgttgttgttttgttgctgGTGTTTAACTTTCAGCAGCTTGTTAATAAAAGTGCTTGGGCATCCCCAGGGAGATCTGGGGACACGTGGAGAGGTGACACCCTTCAGACAGCAAGGTAGGGACAGTGACCACGGTCCAGCAAGGGCAGGTGgcaacaaggggaaaaaataaagtggtTTTGCTAGCAGAAAACGTGTGAAATAAGACAGGAAGAATAAGCTCCTGCCTGTCTTTGCAGCTAAAGGCTTTGGGGAAGGATGGGAGCAGAGATGCTGAGCAGTGTGGGATGACCCTGGAGGCAATGTCCCCAAATGCTGTGGTGAGCAtctgtccctgtcctgccttTGCAACCATGGGCAGAGGGCTGTGAGCTGGGAGTAGGTTAGATTTTGGCAGCTGGTATCAGGGGTGAGAGATGATCCAGGGAGATGTGCACAGGCTCTAAAATGAAAGGGTGGTCCTGCATGGAAGGTGATGTCCTGCTGGGACAGGTCTCACCTGTCTCTTGCTCCCAAGTCTCCTCTTTCCTGGGCTTCCCAGAGGTGCCATCCAGAACCAAGGGCAAGAAGGGaagtgcccagctgtgctgtgcatcTTTCCTGGGAACATGGAATAGCtgtcacagaaaagcagagggcTCAAGAGGTCTGAGATGGTGGATAACCCTAAACAGATCCCATGTCTCAGAGCAGTGCCCCTGCTATCCCATTAATAACTGCTTCCGTGAGGAATTATACCTTGAATTCCTCCCCAGCAATGCTCtacagaagcagctgtgccctgaTGAAGCCCAGCTGTGAGCTGTGGCCGGTGCCGGCCCTTCTGGTGGCTCTGGCAGCCCAGGCCTTGTGCCCGACCTGTGGCTGGTGTGTGCCCGGGAGTCTGGAGCTGACAGCAGATCCCTTTGCCGTGTTGCCCTGCTCCCACTAGATGTCAGGAAGAGGCTGAGTGCAGGCGAGGAGGAAGGCACAGCACAGGGGATGTGCAGCATCGGTTGTTGCCAGAGCCTTGGCTTTTCTCACCATCAGCCCCAAAATCAGCCCTactcccagccctggccccaaACGGGCTGCCCCGAGCACTCCCTCAGCACAGAAGGAGAGCTGGGGACCTGGGCAGGTCACTGTGAGTCCAcctccagctcccccagcacacAAGGTCTGTGCTGCAGACTCCTCTCCCCACTCCAGCCAGTTTGCTCTCCTGGGACTGGAGCAGGGcactggggcagctgggggtgtcctgctccccatcctctTCCAGATGTCCTGCTGGGCACGGCCTCAGCTTGGAGGTGGGAGGTGAAGCAACCCGAtgtcccagcacacagctggggCAGAACAGCATCCCACAGCCCCTCCTGAAGGCAGCCCAGGCATctctcagccctgctggcaTGACCAGTTGTTTCACCGAGCAGCTGGGATCTAATTGGGACTGGCTGGCAAAGACCTGGCAACTTCCATGCTGCCCCCCCCTCCCAGCCTTGCCACAAACGTCTGCGTGGGAGAgggggctgtgtgtgacagcctcagccccacaccagcagccagagccagggctggatgGGTCTGTCTCTGTGTGGGCTCCTCAGGGGCATTCAGGGCCCAGGAGGAACCAGGCACCTGGGCCTGCAGCACAGGAGGTCCTGACTCCTGTGCCACTGTGATTTACTTGCTACCTGAGGATTTGAATTCCTCCCCTGTGCATCCCAACAACACCTAGTAATGATTTCTGGCCTTTCTGTAACACCACTCGGGATTTTACAGGCAGGAACTGGGGTGGGAAGAGGAAATGTGCTGCCCACGGTCACCCAACAAGGTCCCTGGTAGTCACTCTCCAAAGAGGCCTTCTTCCCACCCCATCCAGCCTTCCTCTGTGGATGCTGAGATGTATCCTGCACCTGTTTTGACATCTGTGAGGAGACATAAACCAGTGCTAACACTGGCCCCACTTCCATCACCCCAAAATGTGACCTCCTCCCCAACAGCACCATTTCCTCCCTTCCTGTTCAACCCCTTCAAATCGAGACACGGGTGACAACTTCCCTCACCTAACAGTGTGGGCAAGCAATTAGATAGAGGTAAGTAATTAATACAGCAGGTGTCAGACTGTGCCTCATCTTTCTTTAACAAATGGTGCATTTCCAAACTAATTAGACCAGCCGGTACTTGAGAGAGCGGAAAATCAACACAAGATTGTTTGAGCTAAGATTTTCTTCTCTAGCAATGCTACGTTCGTGCTGGAAGAGTAGAACAGAACATGTTAAAGTTAATGAaggtgggaagaaaaaggaaaaaaacagcaccTAATTTTTTCCACCCTTTAGCAATACCAGTTGGTGCAATGAAAGATGGGTCGTATTGTTCCTgctttctcagaagaaaagaagaaaaaagcaaaggaaagcaatgGAGACAGATGTGCCGTCTCTTTCAAGAAACTCACCCACGGGATGTATTCAAAGCTGGAAAATGACAggtgatgaaaaaaatgtgatgcAAAGTCACTGCTGGAGCAGTTGGAAGTGGGACCTGCCTATTCACCTGGAGAAAtggtagaatcatagaaacacggaatatcctgagttggaagggatccacgAGGAAgatcgagtccagctcctggctctgcacgGGAtaaccccaaaaatcacacgGTGCTGGTGTTTGTGCTGTCCTTCCTTCCGGCCAGGCTGCATGAGGGGGTGACATCCAGCCCTGTCCTGTACAGGGCAGAGCGTGATGATCACGGGCACTGCTGAAGGTGAGCCAGGGCAGAGATCAAGTGGCAGCCGGACAAACGCCTTTGCCTCCGTGCAGTGGCATTTTGGAGGTGCCGCACTGGCattccctggctgtgctgcacatAGGAACTGTGCAAAGCCAAGCCCTGAtcc
This window harbors:
- the LOC104689684 gene encoding LON peptidase N-terminal domain and RING finger protein 1-like, which encodes MSGPSSPSSPPPGESPSRRPLGLDLLRCPCCRLLLWEPVTASCGHSFCKPCLGGAGPSRCPLCQERLELLGVGAARCSVVLCGILERCVQRQRRLAGLAERVRDRLARGDAREALRMAQRGVELALDCSSLRLCRAEAFVALGQYPQALEDLDAVCRAEPGDHQAFFRKGKVLLEMGQRAEALLAWEHCLTLSPHFQPARREMEKILGEADAPQPHTAAAHLGDAHLSSAGSQVGGGSTALPSSTQAQDQERELADGRGGAGSEHCQGTATPSQPGRQQEPETSAESQGQWLLDNKEETAAAKCTQPCLGESLSISDLECSLCIRMFFEPVTTPCGHTFCKECLERCLDHRPNCPLCKQSLREYLKAGRYSPTVLLQDIMLATFPTQLAERRELHRAEMAELSNLTKNIPIFVCTMSFPGIPCPLHVFEPRYRLMIRRCQESGSRRFGMCIYENGKSFADYGCMLEIRQVELLADGRSLVDTIGRQRFRVLSRGHRDGYHTADIEYLEDRKVSGEELQELQCLHESTYRLAQRFCEHGDLPSRHILMQHGPLPEKEEDIQASADGPTWCWWLLSILPLDPSYQLNLLSCTSLRARLSQLQHILTALLQQPPPRHLLPERSPRGRV